The Achromobacter deleyi region CCTGCGCCAGGGAGCTGGTTGCGGCAAGGCTCAGGAAGAAGCGCAGGTCGTCGGTGGTGATCATTCAGTTTATGCTTAATGGAAAATTAAGATTCTATTAAACACGCCAGGAGGCTGGAGCGCCATACTGCGTTCATAGGGATCCGGGATCGTTCCGCGTCCTTCCACCAATTCCTGAAGAGGCCGTCATGACCCCTGCTGCCGCCGCGTCCACGCTGGACACCCTGGAAACGCCTTGCCTGCTGCTGGACGAGACGCGCATGACGCGCAATATCGACCGCCTGAACACGCTGATGGCCGGCCACGGCGTGCAACTGCGTCCCCACCTCAAGACCCCGAAGTCCATCGAGGTGGCGCGCAGGCTCATGCCGACGCCCCAGGGCCCCGCCGCCGTATCGACACTGCAGGAAGCGGAGCAGTTCGCGGCCGCGGGCGTCACCGACCTGCTGTACGCGGTTGGCGTGTCCCCGGCCAAATTGGAGCGCGTGCTGGCGCTGCGCCGGCGCGGCGTGGACCTGACGGTGGTGGTCGACAGCATCGAGGCGGCGCGGGAGGTGTCCGCGCGGGCCAAGATGGCGGGAGATCCCATCCCGGCGCTGATCGAAATCGATTGCGACGGCCACCGTGCCGGCGTGCAGCCGGGCGACACCAGCCACCTGCTGGCAATCGCCCGGGTGCTGCACGAAGAGGGCGCCTGCCTGCGGGGCGTCATGACGCACGCAGGCGAGTCCTACGGATGCCGCAGCGTGGAGGCGATCGCGGATATGGCCGAGCAGGAGCGCTGGGCCGCCGTAAGCTGCGCGCAGGCGATCCGCGACGCCGGCCTGCCGTGTCCGGTGGTCAGTGTCGGCTCCACGCCGACCGCC contains the following coding sequences:
- a CDS encoding DSD1 family PLP-dependent enzyme, encoding MTPAAAASTLDTLETPCLLLDETRMTRNIDRLNTLMAGHGVQLRPHLKTPKSIEVARRLMPTPQGPAAVSTLQEAEQFAAAGVTDLLYAVGVSPAKLERVLALRRRGVDLTVVVDSIEAAREVSARAKMAGDPIPALIEIDCDGHRAGVQPGDTSHLLAIARVLHEEGACLRGVMTHAGESYGCRSVEAIADMAEQERWAAVSCAQAIRDAGLPCPVVSVGSTPTAHFARNLEGVTEVRAGVYVFFDLVMAGLGVCSVDDIAATVLTTVIGHQPDKGWILVDAGWMAMSRDRGTAKQPVDQLYGLVCDADGKVYPDVLLAETNQEQGIIKLRAGSNAVLPDLPIGAKLRIVPNHACATCAQHDAYEVVRPGAPEVVAHWERFRGW